A single window of Sulfitobacter sp. JL08 DNA harbors:
- a CDS encoding endonuclease/exonuclease/phosphatase family protein produces the protein MRIASYNIRKSVGLDWRRDPDRIVDVLSEIDADVVVLQEADKRTGSRAGTLPAERLIRECGYEFADVSTRVDSHGWHGNAILYRPPFLLSQTQRLILPSIEPRGAVAATFTHPDAGELRVIGTHLALSGGMRAKQVKALRTHIHDSPMPTVVAADFNEWKTYGRVFEGFGPDFDVVIPGRSFHSARPIAALDRFVFYSFTQSVSAGVHTSPLARRASDHLPVYVDIDLTKIERQTRADAAV, from the coding sequence ATGAGAATAGCCAGCTACAATATCCGAAAATCCGTGGGGCTGGACTGGCGTCGCGATCCCGACCGGATTGTTGATGTTCTTTCCGAAATCGACGCCGATGTCGTGGTGCTGCAAGAGGCGGACAAACGCACAGGTTCGCGCGCAGGCACATTGCCCGCCGAACGGTTGATCCGCGAATGCGGCTATGAATTCGCCGATGTATCCACGCGCGTCGACAGCCACGGGTGGCACGGCAACGCCATCCTGTATCGCCCGCCCTTTCTGCTGTCGCAGACCCAGCGTCTGATCCTGCCGTCGATCGAACCGCGCGGCGCCGTTGCCGCAACATTCACCCATCCCGATGCAGGCGAACTGCGCGTCATCGGCACACATCTGGCGCTGTCGGGCGGCATGCGCGCCAAACAGGTCAAGGCATTGCGCACCCATATCCATGACAGCCCGATGCCAACGGTCGTGGCAGCCGATTTCAACGAATGGAAAACCTACGGGCGTGTTTTCGAAGGTTTTGGCCCTGATTTCGACGTCGTGATTCCGGGGCGCAGTTTTCACAGCGCGCGCCCCATCGCGGCATTGGACCGGTTTGTATTTTACAGCTTTACGCAATCGGTATCGGCGGGTGTGCACACGTCGCCGCTGGCGCGCCGGGCGTCGGATCATTTGCCGGTCTATGTTGATATCGATCTGACAAAGATCGAACGGCAAACCCGGGCGGATGCTGCGGTATGA